Proteins encoded within one genomic window of Salvelinus fontinalis isolate EN_2023a unplaced genomic scaffold, ASM2944872v1 scaffold_0810, whole genome shotgun sequence:
- the LOC129847382 gene encoding transcription initiation factor IIA subunit 2: MAYQLYRNTTLGNSLQESLDELIQTQQITPQLALQVLLQFDKAINTALANRVRNRVNFKGSLNTYRFCDNVWTFVLNDVEFREVTDLVKVDKVKIVACDGKNTGNAAE, translated from the exons ATGGCCTACCAGCTCTACAGAAATACGACGCTAGGAAACAGTCTGCAAGAGAGCCTTGACGAGCTAATTCAG ACCCAACAGATCACTCCGCAGTTAGCGCTTCAGGTTCTCCTCCAGTTTGACAAAGCCATCAACACCGCGCTGGCCAACCGGGTTCGCAACAGGGTCAACTTTAAG GGGTCACTAAACACCTATAGATTCTGTGACAACGTGTGGACCTTCGTTCTGAATGATGTGGAGTTCAGGGAGGTGACAGATCTGGTCAAGGTGGATAAAGTCAAGATAGTCGCCTGCGATGGGAAAA